In Haematobia irritans isolate KBUSLIRL chromosome 1, ASM5000362v1, whole genome shotgun sequence, a genomic segment contains:
- the LOC142233003 gene encoding uncharacterized protein LOC142233003: MSVSPFDRFIRVSDALIKFHAHFNAMKDEELDVYSLEIRSEELGKLWTKVQDCFEECVASLQGAGTTQTSDIESVDGKYDASHQAYMNCLSAINRKLGQFRRSRRSSITSSASSVVAASRRSIGSHKSTQGSEAIWANNATTSIPADRDGQSLPNGKAGFRGEVAVSGPPLCDMVHNLALPPCDTDVFEGNFLDWPTFRDLFQAVYVNNSRLTDVERLCHLVRKTSGEAREIVSKFPLTHRSFALAWKALVDAYDNKRVLVHNQLKSLFAISAVSVETSAGLKSIQRGINGCLSALNTYEVSTDNWDQILVFICLQRLPRLTQTLWEQSVRDKSALSSWADLDAFLSERVRTLMCLHDLREDTSSKRSQEKKVKAHFTNASSSKSSRASSESKCVICPKHNHRLSACVKFGKLSVSERYIVVKRNRLCLNCLMKGHEMKDCPRQYSCVKCNSRHHSLLHRDSTPSNSATSATGSTNTLSSSAASFQPRTMPSVDQPQPSTSSACLPRQAFHTTQNRAVLLGTAMINIMHDGVSYPARALIDPASESSFLTERFRNRVKLPVHAANVTISGVNSAISAKSSKMCNLKIGSPLNASVLLETMAIVLQSISGNLPSFTVSQEVLSQIPDIRLADPNLFVSRPVDILLGADLYPRILLEGCRQIAAQSLIAQNSVFGWLVTGPISTSQIQTFTTTIAVDEEENLDRTLLRFWELEETPRKGVLSPSDKFCEENYVRTTRRDSEGRYIVTLPLKEELGPRGYLGESRTTALRQFYRNESSLSKRPDVKSVYDSVVKEYLHLDHMRPVSAISASDTLSCYLPHHPVINLEKKTSKLRVVFNASNKTSNGNSLNDILHVGPTLQQDLVLLIMRWRLFKYVFNCDITQMYRQIRVDSSHAPLQRIVFRDSPTRTVQDYELQTVTFGVNCAPYLAIRTLLQLAEDTEEEFPLAADILRKCMYVDDVLTGTHDLETAIMARDQLIAALATAKFELRKWTSNYREILDSLPPEYLVDAQLLAFVEASNSKPLGVRWNAQLDAFYFAVEPIAKRCGYTKREVLSAIAKLFDPVGWLGPVIIVAKIIMQKVWLDRVGWDEILPSATASEWEKFVDSYPDVNSINIPRWIRYTPCTSAELHVFSDASAKAYAGVVYIRVLAPNGEIVVNLLSCKTKVAPLKSVSLPRLELCGAVLASELARTVIREIGIDFGRIYCWTDSTIVLAWLKKTPSAWTTFVANRVCRIQENVGGTNWYHVRSEDNPADLGSRGVSPSDLAASRLWWHGPQWLSCSQSEWPVRDTSSFDTDVEIRSVKAHASFVNSYEDVLDRFSSLDRALRVISYVMRFFYRTHPAHRRDCSYADHSLSSSEIRATKSRLIVLAQKMNYGNEYKDLMDRSSLGTGSSLVSLNPFLDEMGVMRMYGRLSRSPILSYSERHPIILPYSCRFTKLLVEFVHLISIHGGNQLMLRILRIEYWIPRVRNLIRSVIHRCKPCLLERKRVCSQVMAPLPPERTVLDRPFTTTGVDYAGPFEVKSFTGRYCRITKGYVCVFVCFATRAIHLEAVSDLSTAGFLAAFHRFVARRGCPATIFSDNGTNFVGASRELERNFRDVIRGSSDVVSSKFAHQSLSWRFIPAGAPHMGGLWEAGVKSFKLHFRRQIGNVRFTFEEFSTVLARIEACLNSRPLCPQSDNPQELDALTPGHFLIGAPLLAPAEPVITEQPLSLVNRFRKVQALAQQFCVRWKEEYLKNLHMRYKWKFPQRDVMVNDLVVIRHEQLPPTSWKLGRVVSVHPGVDGHIRVADIRTENGVVRRPIAKLVSLTDTSANSL, encoded by the coding sequence ATGTCTGTATCTCCCTTTGATCGCTTTATTCGCGTTTCGGACGCTCTTATTAAATTCCACGCCCATTTTAATGCCATGAAAGATGAGGAGTTAGACGTCTATAGCCTCGAGATTCGAAGTGAGGAATTGGGGAAGTTGTGGACAAAGGTTCAGGATTGCTTTGAGGAATGCGTGGCTAGTTTACAGGGTGCCGGAACAACGCAAACGAGCGATATTGAATCGGTGGACGGGAAATATGACGCGTCCCATCAGGCTTATATGAATTGTTTGTCCGCGATAAATCGAAAATTGGGCCAGTTTCGTCGGTCACGTAGATCATCGATCACTTCGTCTGCGTCTTCGGTCGTTGCAGCATCGAGACGGAGTATCGGGTCTCATAAATCGACTCAAGGATCCGAAGCGATTTGGGCTAATAACGCGACTACTTCGATACCGGCTGATCGGGATGGGCAGTCGCTGCCTAATGGCAAAGCCGGGTTTAGGGGTGAAGTGGCCGTTAGTGGCCCTCCACTTTGTGATATGGTTCACAATTTGGCGTTGCCACCGTGCGATACGGATGTATTTGAGGGCAATTTTCTAGACTGGCCTACATTCCGGGATTTGTTTCAAGCAGTTTATGTTAACAATTCAAGATTAACGGACGTCGAGCGTTTGTGTCATCTTGTGCGGAAGACCAGTGGCGAAGCTAGGGAAATTGTCTCGAAGTTTCCGCTGACACATCGAAGTTTTGCCCTCGCGTGGAAGGCCCTCGTTGATGCATACGACAATAAGCGGGTTCTAGTTCACAATCAACTTAAGTCTCTCTTTGCAATTTCGGCAGTATCGGTAGAGACAAGTGCGggtttgaaatcgattcaacgTGGAATCAATGGCTGTCTTTCGGCATTGAATACGTACGAAGTTTCGACCGATAATTGGGACCAGATACTCGTTTTTATTTGCCTTCAACGTTTGCCGCGGCTCACACAGACTCTTTGGGAGCAGAGTGTTAGGGACAAATCAGCCCTTTCGTCGTGGGCGGATTTAGACGCTTTTTTGTCCGAAAGGGTTCGTACGTTGATGTGTTTGCATGATTTGCGGGAAGACACGTCTTCGAAGCGTTCTCAGGAAAAGAAGGTAAAAGCGCATTTTACCAATGCGTCTTCTTCTAAATCGTCGCGTGCTTCGTCGGAATCTAAGTGCGTTATTTGTCCTAAACATAATCATAGACTTTCGGCTTGCGTTAAATTTGGTAAACTCTCGGTATCGGAACGTTACATAGTGGTAAAACGTAACCGGTTGTGCTTGAATTGCTTAATGAAAGGTCATGAGATGAAGGATTGTCCAAGACAATATTCGTGTGTAAAATGTAATTCGAGACATCATTCGCTATTGCATCGCGATTCTACGCCGTCTAATAGCGCGACTTCGGCGACGGGTTCGACCAACACCTTGTCGAGTTCAGCGGCTAGTTTTCAACCGAGAACTATGCCTTCGGTTGATCAGCCGCAACCTTCTACCTCGTCGGCGTGCCTACCTCGCCAGGCATTTCATACGACGCAAAATAGGGCCGTGCTTTTGGGAACTGCGATGATTAATATCATGCACGATGGGGTTTCATATCCGGCACGCGCTTTGATTGACCCCGCTTCAGAATCTTCGTTTCTGACGGAACGCTTTCGAAATCGGGTGAAACTACCGGTTCACGCGGCTAATGTTACAATTTCGGGGGTAAATAGCGCAATTTCGGCCAAATCGAGTAAAATGTGTAATTTGAAAATCGGATCTCCACTCAACGCGTCGGTTTTGTTGGAAACTATGGCTATAGTGCTCCAATCTATATCCGGGAATTTACCTTCCTTTACGGTGTCGCAGGAAGTTTTGTCTCAGATTCCGGATATTCGCTTAGCTGATCCGAATCTTTTCGTGTCGAGACCGGTCGATATTCTACTAGGCGCTGACTTGTACCCGAGAATACTATTAGAAGGTTGCCGGCAGATTGCGGCTCAATCATTGATAGCACAGAACAGTGTTTTCGGCTGGCTAGTAACGGGTCCGATTTCTACATCGCAAATTCAAACATTTACTACGACTATAGCGGTTGATGAAGAGGAAAATTTAGATAGAACACTTTTACGGTTTTGGGAGTTGGAGGAAACACCACGTAAAGGGGTTTTGTCCCCCTCCGATAAGTTCTGTGAGGAAAATTACGTTCGGACAACGCGCAGAGATTCGGAAGGTAGATATATAGTTACACTTCCGCTAAAGGAAGAGCTCGGTCCTCGTGGATATTTGGGTGAGTCCCGAACAACTGCTTTGAGGCAATTTTATCGTAATGAATCGTCATTATCGAAAAGGCCGGACGTGAAATCAGTTTATGATAGTGTTGTTAaagaatatttgcatttggatcacATGAGGCCAGTATCCGCCATTTCTGCAAGTGATACACTTTCGTGTTATCTTCCACATCATCCTGTCATTAACCTCGAGAAGAAGACTTCCAAACTTCGCGTCGTATTTAATGCGTCTAATAAAACGTCCAACGGGAATAGTCTTAACGATATCCTTCACGTAGGTCCCACTTTGCAGCAGGACTTAGTCCTTCTTATTATGCGATGGCGACTATTTAAATACGTGTTCAACTGCGATATTACACAGATGTATAGGCAGATTCGAGTGGACTCTTCTCATGCTCCGTTGCAGAGAATTGTTTTTAGGGATTCTCCGACAAGGACAGTCCAGGACTATGAACTACAAACGGTGACCTTCGGTGTAAACTGTGCACCATATCTCGCGATACGGACACTGTTACAGTTAGCTGAAGACACTGAGGAGGAGTTTCCACTCGCGGCCGATATATTACGTAAATGTATGTACGTTGATGACGTTTTGACCGGAACTCATGACCTTGAAACTGCGATAATGGCTCGGGATCAATTAATCGCGGCGCTTGCGACGGCTAAATTTGAACTGCGGAAATGGACATCgaattatagagaaattttagatTCACTACCGCCGGAATATTTGGTTGATGCTCAATTGCTGGCATTTGTCGAGGCTAGCAATTCGAAACCATTGGGTGTGAGATGGAATGCTCAATTGGATGCATTCTACTTCGCGGTCGAGCCTATAGCAAAAAGGTGTGGATACACTAAACGGGAAGTGTTGTCGGCTATCGCGAAATTATTCGACCCTGTCGGTTGGTTAGGTCCAGTGATAATTGTGGCAAAGATTATCATGCAGAAGGTTTGGCTTGATCGCGTCGGCTGGGATGAAATACTGCCTTCGGCAACGGCATCCGAGTGGGAAAAATTTGTAGATAGTTATCCGGatgtcaattcgataaatattcctcGGTGGATTCGTTACACACCGTGCACTTCGGCCGAGCTTCACGTATTTTCAGATGCCTCGGCTAAGGCATACGCGGGGGTAGTATATATTCGAGTTTTGGCCCCAAATGGCGAGATTGTCGTTAATTTGCTATCGTGCAAGACGAAAGTTGctccgttgaaatcggtttcttTGCCTCGTTTGGAGCTTTGCGGCGCTGTTTTAGCGTCCGAACTCGCAAGAACGGTCATTCGAGAAATCGGTATTGATTTTGGTCGAATTTATTGTTGGACGGATTCGACTATTGTACTAGCCTGGTTAAAGAAAACGCCTTCGGCTTGGACAACATTTGTCGCGAATAGGGTATGTCGCATTCAGGAGAACGTCGGTGGTACGAATTGGTATCATGTGAGGTCGGAGGATAATCCTGCTGATCTTGGCAGCCGCGGTGTGTCCCCTTCGGATTTGGCCGCCTCTCGACTTTGGTGGCATGGGCCTCAGTGGCTATCGTGTAGTCAATCGGAATGGCCGGTTCGTGACACTTCCTCTTTTGACACCGACGTAGAAATTCGGTCTGTGAAGGCACATGCTTCTTTCGTTAATTCATACGAGGATGTTCTCGATAGATTTTCTTCTCTGGATAGAGCGCTGCGTGTTATCTCATATGTTATGAGATTCTTTTATCGGACGCATCCCGCTCATAGGCGTGATTGTAGCTATGCGGATCACAGTTTATCATCGTCTGAGATTAGGGCAACTAAAAGTCGCTTGATAGTGCTTGctcaaaaaatgaattatggtAATGAATATAAGGACTTGATGGATAGGTCTTCGTTAGGTACTGGCAGTTCACTTGTTTCTTTGAACCCGTTCCTTGATGAAATGGGTGTAATGCGGATGTATGGTCGTTTGAGCCGCTCGCCTATTCTTTCGTATTCGGAGCGGCACCCTATAATTTTGCCCTACAGCTGTCGATTCACGAAGCTTTTGGTGGAATTTGTTCATTTGATTTCCATTCATGGAGGAAATCAGTTGATGTTGCGTATTCTTCGTATAGAATACTGGATACCTCGGGTGAGGAATCTTATTCGTTCGGTTATACATAGGTGTAAACCATGTCTTTTGGAGAGGAAACGGGTTTGTAGTCAGGTGATGGCTCCTCTTCCTCCGGAAAGAACTGTTCTCGACAGACCTTTTACTACGACTGGCGTAGACTATGCAGGCCCCTTTGAGGTGAAGTCGTTCACCGGACGTTATTGTCGCATAACTAAAGGTTATGTGTGCGTTTTCGTGTGTTTTGCTACTAGGGCGATTCATTTGGAAGCGGTTTCCGACTTGTCGACTGCCGGCTTTCTTGCGGCATTTCATAGGTTTGTTGCTCGTCGGGGTTGTCCTGCGACCATTTTCTCGGACAATGGGACAAATTTTGTCGGTGCGTCGCGTGAGCTTGAACGAAATTTCCGGGATGTAATTAGGGGAAGCAGTGATGTCGTGTCCTCTAAGTTTGCACACCAGAGCCTATCGTGGCGATTTATCCCAGCTGGTGCGCCTCATATGGGAGGCCTTTGGGAAGCTGGGGTGAAGAGTTTTAAGTTGCATTTCAGAAGGCAAATAGGGAATGTTCGTTTCACGTTTGAAGAGTTTTCGACGGTGTTGGCTCGTATTGAGGCTTGTTTGAATTCAAGACCTCTTTGTCCCCAATCGGATAACCCGCAGGAGCTTGACGCTTTGACACCGGGTCATTTTCTTATAGGTGCCCCTCTACTCGCCCCTGCTGAGCCAGTTATAACCGAACAGCCTCTTTCGTTGGTGAATCGGTTTCGTAAGGTACAGGCTCTTGCACAACAGTTTTGTGTACGTTGGAAAGAGGAATATTTGAAGAATCTGCATATGAGATATAAGTGGAAATTTCCTCAGCGCGATGTTATGGTAAATGACCTAGTCGTTATTCGTCATGAACAGCTTCCACCAACTTCTTGGAAATTAGGTCGAGTCGTGTCGGTTCACCCGGGCGTAGATGGTCACATTCGGGTCGCGGATATACGTACGGAGAATGGCGTTGTAAGACGACCTATAGCTAAGTTGGTCTCATTGACCGACACTTCGGCGAACTCTTTGTAA